A window from Trichocoleus sp. encodes these proteins:
- a CDS encoding sigma-70 family RNA polymerase sigma factor has protein sequence MGSTRSFQVMSYHDLILHCQDKQHPRKDVFSELVRRYNSHVERVLYHLAPDWNDRADLAQEVWIRVYRNLKNLREPSQFRAWLSRIIVNLFYDELRKRKRIVAAMSLDSFLHSDEGEIGWEIASHERKPLEELTVQEFYDELQSAIVNLPEIFQATIVLRELEGLSYEEIGRITGVPISTVKSRILRARKRLQKQLKTYFDGSS, from the coding sequence ATGGGATCTACCAGAAGCTTTCAAGTTATGAGCTACCATGACTTAATTTTGCATTGCCAGGATAAGCAGCATCCTCGAAAGGATGTTTTTTCAGAGCTTGTCCGTCGATACAATTCTCATGTTGAACGAGTGCTGTATCACCTTGCCCCAGATTGGAACGATCGTGCTGATCTCGCTCAGGAAGTTTGGATTCGAGTGTATCGTAATCTCAAGAATTTACGTGAACCATCACAGTTCCGAGCATGGCTAAGCCGAATCATCGTTAATTTGTTTTATGACGAGCTTCGGAAGCGAAAGCGCATCGTTGCTGCAATGTCGCTCGATTCTTTCCTACATTCAGATGAAGGAGAGATTGGATGGGAAATTGCTTCACATGAGCGTAAGCCGCTAGAAGAGCTAACCGTTCAAGAATTTTATGATGAGTTGCAAAGCGCAATTGTCAACCTACCCGAAATCTTCCAAGCAACGATCGTTCTGCGGGAGCTTGAAGGACTATCTTACGAAGAGATTGGCAGAATCACAGGTGTACCCATTAGCACTGTAAAATCCAGAATTTTGAGGGCAAGAAAGCGTTTACAAAAGCAGCTAAAGACCTATTTTGATGGTTCATCTTAA